In Salvelinus namaycush isolate Seneca chromosome 17, SaNama_1.0, whole genome shotgun sequence, one genomic interval encodes:
- the LOC120062576 gene encoding proheparin-binding EGF-like growth factor, translating to MRILRVALLLVHAFVVSRLVSGAVVDRYENERTQHTAVINLLDVLSDRRMEGGMEKSKHGVEGPVLEEDGSEEEDEEYYDYYHEDDEDASGDYGVELPRVALSTKPKDPSAILEAERSEGKRRRGGKGRKKGKGKKRNPCLKKYKNFCIHGSCHYLRDIKAPSCICRPSYSGERCHLFTLASEGRDVGGYSRTTALAVVAVVLSSLCLTIIGLLLVLRFHKRGAYDVENEEKVKLGSAPNH from the exons ATGAGGATTCTACGAGTTGCGCTCCTACTCGTCCATGCTTTTG TGGTGTCGAGGTTGGTGAGTGGAGCTGTGGTGGACAGGTATGAGAATGAGAGGACGCAGCACACAGCAGTTATAAACCTGTTGGATGTCCTGAGtgacagaaggatggagggagggatggagaagagtaAGCACGGAGTGGAGGGTCCAGTGTTGGAGGAGGATGGAAgcgaggaagaggatgaggagtacTATGATTACTACCATGAAGACGACGAAGATGCATCAGGGGACTATGGGGTGGAATTACCTCGAG TTGCATTGTCGACTAAACCTAAAGACCCATCGGCCATCCTGGAAGCTGAGAGGagtgaggggaagaggaggagaggaggaaaggggaggaagaAGGGAAAAGGAAAAAAGAGGAACCCTTGTCTGAAGAAGTATAAGAACTTCTGTATCCATGGCAGCTGTCATTACCTGAGGGACATCAAAGCTCCATCATGCAT ATGTCGTCCCAGTTACTCTGGGGAGCGGTGTCACCTATTCACGCTGGCTTCAGAGGGGAGGGACGTGGGAGGATACAGCAGGACCACAGCTCTGGCTGTGGTGGCAGTGGTgttgtcttctctctgtctaacCATCATAGGCCTGCTGCTGGTGCTCAG GTTTCACAAGCGAGGAGCGTACGATGTAGAGAATGAGGAGAAGGTGAAACTGGGGTCAGCACCCAACCACTGA